The following coding sequences lie in one Moritella sp. F3 genomic window:
- a CDS encoding AI-2E family transporter — MTNNSNFSTQAIDVYIKIAAISLLIYWCYSILQPFFLMVVWGGIIATALYPIAIWANNKFGISKAKASSALSIIGVLLLLIPLIVLSTGLYTGGSALVTGVQAGTIVIPTPNISIQGWPIIGEKVYGFALQASSNLESMLTNYSDEVKSVISKMASFLGSLGGSFIQFIISTVIAGAFMVNADKCERAFVLVASRLTGGEQGKELTTISKTTVRGVVQGVIGVAVIQSILAGVGIAFAGIPGVAIWMFLVLIVAIIQLPPILALLPAIIYAFTVDTTTTAVIFLIWCVLVSASDAVLKPMLLGRGSDTPILVILLGALGGMVMSGIIGLFVGAVILSLTYQLFTVWLENETKEKDES, encoded by the coding sequence ATGACAAATAATAGTAACTTTTCAACTCAAGCAATTGACGTATATATAAAAATAGCAGCCATCTCACTACTCATATATTGGTGTTATTCTATTTTACAGCCATTTTTCCTCATGGTGGTCTGGGGCGGTATTATCGCAACGGCATTATACCCGATAGCGATCTGGGCAAATAACAAGTTTGGCATAAGTAAGGCTAAAGCAAGTTCAGCGCTTTCAATCATCGGTGTATTACTACTATTAATTCCGCTAATTGTACTATCAACAGGATTATATACAGGTGGTTCAGCATTAGTCACAGGCGTTCAGGCTGGAACAATAGTGATACCAACACCAAATATCAGTATCCAAGGCTGGCCCATCATAGGTGAAAAAGTATATGGGTTTGCGCTACAAGCATCATCAAATTTAGAAAGCATGTTAACCAACTACAGTGACGAAGTGAAAAGTGTAATAAGCAAAATGGCCTCATTCCTAGGCAGTCTGGGGGGCAGTTTTATTCAATTTATTATCTCAACGGTCATCGCTGGCGCTTTCATGGTGAATGCTGACAAATGTGAACGCGCCTTCGTACTCGTTGCAAGTCGTTTAACAGGTGGAGAACAGGGCAAAGAGCTAACAACCATATCGAAAACAACAGTCAGGGGGGTTGTACAAGGCGTTATCGGCGTCGCTGTTATCCAGTCTATTTTAGCTGGCGTAGGTATTGCATTTGCAGGTATTCCAGGGGTTGCGATCTGGATGTTTCTAGTATTGATCGTAGCTATCATTCAGCTTCCACCAATCCTAGCATTACTCCCAGCGATCATTTATGCATTCACTGTAGATACAACCACAACTGCGGTTATATTTTTAATCTGGTGTGTTCTAGTGAGTGCAAGTGACGCAGTCCTTAAACCTATGTTATTAGGACGAGGTTCAGATACACCAATACTGGTTATTTTACTCGGGGCGCTTGGCGGCATGGTAATGTCAGGCATTATAGGTTTATTTGTCGGTGCCGTGATATTGAGTCTTACATATCAGTTATTCACCGTGTGGTTAGAAAATGAAACTAAAGAAAAAGATGAATCATAA
- the pspB gene encoding envelope stress response membrane protein PspB gives MDFIQIPVTVFLVFVAPLWLILYYRSKRQSNQGLSEKDKDKLHSLVNRTEKLQERVISLEQILDQESPKWRDR, from the coding sequence ATGGATTTTATTCAAATACCAGTCACTGTATTTTTAGTCTTCGTCGCACCATTGTGGCTTATTTTATATTACCGCAGTAAGCGCCAAAGCAATCAAGGCCTGTCAGAAAAAGACAAAGATAAATTACATTCATTAGTTAACCGCACTGAAAAATTACAAGAACGCGTTATCTCACTCGAGCAGATTTTAGACCAAGAATCACCGAAATGGAGAGACCGATGA
- a CDS encoding DUF2955 domain-containing protein translates to MSDNMNSNSALANNQIQIRVMRYTVGVGLAVFLAALFNWPLAFVAPVFVAKFLVDKAELNKETIYELMIAMVATIALGLLLSNGITHYPLPLLILIGLMMLWGYYLFTDPKWNLFATILIIAILLLPFMAISNPGISIFLAVGLTSSGVIAVAIFAFVHIYFPEQQSHFKGYKISPLTTQQRWYAAFRAMLISFPIVCFFFIFQITEALFTMMFIALLSLMITGEKSVKLSTFLIISNSIGGVLAIAMFAMLSLVPNLLFYTLSISLVAIVMATQIYTKPEKAPIYATAFSTVLVLLGSTLMSGSDIDNNMFIRIFQLFLVGGYMIFVSFFLETRNWKFLQI, encoded by the coding sequence ATGTCCGATAATATGAACAGCAATAGCGCGTTGGCCAATAACCAAATACAAATTAGAGTCATGCGTTATACCGTCGGTGTTGGACTCGCGGTTTTTCTTGCGGCACTGTTTAATTGGCCCTTAGCATTTGTCGCACCCGTCTTTGTCGCCAAATTTTTGGTTGATAAGGCCGAGTTAAATAAAGAAACTATTTATGAATTGATGATAGCTATGGTGGCAACCATCGCCTTAGGATTACTCTTATCGAATGGGATCACCCACTACCCACTTCCCTTGTTAATACTCATAGGCTTAATGATGTTATGGGGTTATTACTTATTCACAGACCCCAAGTGGAACCTCTTTGCAACGATCCTTATCATTGCCATCTTATTATTACCTTTTATGGCAATTTCTAATCCTGGGATCTCTATATTTTTAGCCGTCGGATTAACGAGCTCTGGTGTGATAGCAGTGGCTATTTTTGCCTTCGTGCATATTTACTTCCCTGAACAACAATCTCATTTTAAAGGCTACAAAATATCACCGTTAACAACCCAACAACGCTGGTATGCAGCCTTTAGAGCCATGCTAATATCTTTTCCTATCGTCTGCTTTTTCTTTATCTTTCAAATAACTGAAGCACTATTTACTATGATGTTTATTGCTTTATTGTCATTAATGATCACAGGTGAAAAGTCTGTGAAATTAAGTACTTTCTTAATTATCAGTAATAGCATTGGCGGCGTCTTAGCGATTGCTATGTTCGCCATGCTGTCACTCGTACCAAATTTATTATTTTATACTTTATCTATTTCATTAGTTGCCATTGTGATGGCCACACAGATTTATACTAAACCTGAAAAAGCGCCTATTTATGCAACCGCTTTTAGTACGGTATTAGTCTTGTTAGGCAGCACGCTGATGAGCGGAAGTGATATCGATAATAATATGTTTATACGTATCTTCCAGCTATTTTTGGTTGGAGGTTACATGATCTTTGTGTCTTTCTTCTTAGAAACAAGAAACTGGAAGTTTTTACAAATATAG
- a CDS encoding Hsp20 family protein, with protein MRTFDFTPLYRSAIGFERLAALAETAASNRQSGNNFPPYNIEQIDDNNYRITMAVAGFDDAEIDISTQNNELLIKGTKATIAKEDDKRTFLHRGIAERNFERKFELADHVFVNGADMKNGLLYIDLERQLPEAMKPRKIEINGAKTLSAE; from the coding sequence ATGCGTACTTTTGACTTTACTCCCCTATACCGCAGTGCAATTGGTTTTGAACGTTTAGCTGCACTTGCTGAAACGGCTGCATCAAACCGCCAATCAGGCAACAACTTTCCTCCGTATAACATCGAACAAATCGATGACAATAATTATCGCATTACCATGGCTGTCGCAGGCTTTGACGACGCGGAAATTGATATCTCAACGCAAAATAATGAATTACTGATCAAAGGCACTAAAGCAACAATCGCCAAAGAAGACGATAAACGTACCTTCTTACATCGCGGTATTGCAGAGCGTAACTTTGAACGTAAATTTGAGTTAGCTGACCATGTTTTTGTCAATGGGGCAGACATGAAAAACGGCTTGTTGTATATCGATTTAGAACGTCAATTACCGGAAGCGATGAAACCGCGTAAAATTGAAATTAACGGCGCTAAAACGTTATCTGCTGAGTAA
- a CDS encoding Hsp20 family protein — protein sequence MTTMTKFDFAPLYRHAVGFDRFANMAQKLVEKQLIEQQLIDKARPEKTDRKVIKASAEANYPRYNISQTGETDYQITLALAGFSLEEMDITVTANELVITGEKLPVEQTSTLLHQGINQANFSRKFALADHVHVVSADMHQGLLTINLNREIPEALQPRKITIGR from the coding sequence ATGACTACAATGACAAAATTTGATTTCGCTCCCCTATATCGCCACGCAGTTGGCTTCGATCGTTTTGCTAATATGGCGCAAAAGCTGGTAGAAAAGCAGTTAATCGAACAGCAATTGATAGACAAAGCACGACCTGAAAAAACAGACCGCAAGGTGATTAAGGCGTCGGCAGAAGCCAATTATCCACGCTACAACATTAGCCAAACGGGTGAAACCGATTACCAAATTACGCTGGCGTTAGCGGGTTTCTCACTCGAGGAAATGGATATAACCGTGACAGCCAATGAATTGGTGATTACCGGTGAAAAATTGCCCGTTGAACAAACGTCTACGCTTTTACACCAGGGGATTAATCAAGCTAATTTCAGCCGTAAATTTGCATTAGCTGATCACGTACACGTCGTGAGTGCAGATATGCATCAAGGGCTGCTAACGATTAATTTAAATCGTGAAATACCTGAAGCATTACAGCCACGTAAGATAACTATTGGCCGTTAA
- the maoP gene encoding DUF413 domain-containing protein, with protein sequence MRNMGVFLDELHFPAGFNANNSFSSEETTMLESYGLTMRQLQEGSLLPLTAAEYYFLAELDGEVPITSHFSRCWRKYNSKITRFDDNSTRRAKSKRATTARDDSDLTVNIEEENNDDDDEYGNLEFDL encoded by the coding sequence ATGAGAAATATGGGTGTATTCTTAGACGAATTACATTTTCCTGCTGGCTTTAACGCCAATAATAGTTTCAGTTCCGAAGAAACGACCATGCTAGAAAGCTATGGTTTAACCATGCGTCAATTACAAGAAGGTAGCTTGCTGCCACTCACTGCCGCGGAATACTATTTCTTGGCGGAATTAGATGGTGAGGTCCCGATCACTTCGCACTTTTCTCGATGCTGGCGTAAATACAACAGCAAAATCACGCGTTTCGATGACAACTCGACCAGGCGAGCGAAATCCAAACGTGCAACGACGGCACGTGATGATTCAGATCTAACAGTAAACATTGAAGAAGAAAATAACGACGATGATGATGAATACGGAAATTTAGAGTTCGATTTGTGA
- a CDS encoding HlyD family secretion protein produces MLGLKTVPEIHSQQQQLAIIYHQSSLGTLMPEDHDIKTEATNTIAISENKTPNKVRKLTNYLLITVSCMLVFSIIADRIIPSTDSARVKGYVVPIKPQVSGQVIDILVQPNQQVQAGDVLVKLNPSDFEIAVKQAEQNLMIAGQDVGAQTAVIASAQARLTSANVELENAKLQTNRILVMAKRGIMSQSDADQARATLATARANVTNFEAELKKSESQLGLDGKENSKIKAAILALEQAQINLERTSIKAPTIGAVSNFSLSEGFFASAGQPLMTFVSTEKIWIEAYFSENSLGNIEAGDEVEVALDFAPGKVIKGKVTSVDWGVDWGQDPQAGKLAQANNQTGWLRQTQMLPISIEFDHAQASGLIRIGGQADVIVYSDDNPLFNMLGKFWIRVVSMMSYVR; encoded by the coding sequence ATGCTTGGACTCAAAACAGTCCCTGAAATACACAGCCAACAGCAGCAACTCGCAATAATATATCATCAGTCATCATTAGGGACTCTTATGCCTGAAGACCACGACATAAAAACAGAAGCAACAAACACAATAGCAATAAGTGAAAATAAAACCCCAAATAAAGTACGTAAACTTACCAATTATTTGCTAATTACAGTTTCGTGCATGTTGGTATTTAGTATTATTGCAGATCGTATCATTCCCTCTACAGATAGTGCTCGCGTCAAAGGTTACGTAGTGCCGATCAAGCCGCAAGTCTCCGGTCAAGTTATCGATATTTTAGTGCAACCGAATCAACAAGTACAAGCCGGTGATGTGCTGGTTAAGCTCAATCCGAGCGATTTTGAGATAGCGGTCAAGCAAGCTGAACAAAATTTAATGATCGCAGGACAAGATGTAGGAGCTCAAACAGCAGTGATTGCATCGGCACAAGCACGTTTAACGAGCGCAAATGTTGAACTTGAAAATGCCAAATTACAAACCAATCGTATTCTGGTTATGGCTAAACGCGGCATTATGTCTCAATCCGATGCAGATCAAGCGCGTGCAACGTTAGCCACAGCGCGAGCCAATGTGACTAACTTTGAAGCTGAGCTCAAAAAATCTGAATCACAATTAGGTTTAGATGGAAAAGAAAATAGTAAAATCAAGGCGGCGATACTCGCACTTGAACAAGCTCAAATCAACCTAGAACGTACCAGTATTAAAGCACCAACGATAGGTGCGGTCTCCAACTTCAGTCTTTCAGAGGGATTTTTTGCATCTGCTGGCCAACCATTAATGACATTCGTCTCGACTGAAAAAATTTGGATTGAAGCCTATTTCAGTGAAAACAGTTTGGGTAATATTGAAGCCGGTGATGAGGTTGAAGTCGCATTAGATTTTGCGCCAGGTAAAGTCATTAAAGGCAAAGTCACCAGTGTCGATTGGGGGGTTGACTGGGGACAAGATCCACAAGCCGGAAAACTGGCTCAAGCGAACAATCAAACAGGCTGGCTACGCCAAACACAAATGCTCCCCATTTCAATCGAATTCGACCATGCTCAAGCAAGCGGCTTAATACGCATTGGCGGCCAAGCTGATGTCATTGTTTATAGCGATGATAATCCCCTATTTAATATGCTCGGTAAGTTCTGGATCCGCGTTGTCAGTATGATGTCTTATGTCCGATAA
- the pspC gene encoding envelope stress response membrane protein PspC, whose product MSVRAIYRDTENGKLGGVCAGLAVAMGAEVWLVRVLFVSLFFVTGFFLAILIYVIACLLLEKMPIKKQKQQSIYANHAMKTKPWQQGHTAEKLLDNIAAELDDIDNDLQDIENYVISFSFKMDREFKK is encoded by the coding sequence ATGAGCGTAAGAGCGATATATCGAGACACTGAAAATGGCAAACTCGGCGGTGTATGTGCAGGATTAGCAGTGGCGATGGGCGCTGAAGTCTGGCTCGTACGGGTACTGTTTGTATCCTTATTTTTCGTCACGGGTTTCTTTCTCGCCATCTTAATTTATGTGATAGCCTGTTTACTGCTCGAGAAAATGCCAATCAAAAAGCAAAAACAACAAAGTATTTATGCCAACCACGCAATGAAAACAAAGCCATGGCAACAAGGTCATACAGCAGAAAAATTACTTGATAACATAGCCGCAGAGCTAGATGATATTGATAACGACTTACAAGACATCGAGAATTACGTGATCTCATTTTCATTTAAAATGGATCGTGAATTTAAAAAATAA
- a CDS encoding alpha/beta hydrolase: protein MSSNIYFNTRGKFTIRRSMINIGTRLHHSIAPKHALKTARNLLLTPVRSTSNSDDPEGLLRSTHLTSEGRLNTYQMGNGPVWILSHGWSGSASQFFPLMEHIAAQGFTALAYDHPAHGQSEGRHAHLPAFVQAFDELIDNVDDVAGIIAHSMGSASVLESRHPKVDSLPLLLIAPVLNYVDNLYEMVGKSGYSMKLFGAMITHIEDKYEYSLDTINPYQKLISRQHATTIVHDKRDRFADFTTSESAANTTSNINLIATKGQGHGRVIKCDSTMAAFDSLI, encoded by the coding sequence ATGAGCAGTAACATTTATTTTAATACCCGTGGCAAGTTTACTATACGTCGTAGCATGATCAATATCGGCACACGATTACATCACAGTATCGCACCGAAGCACGCACTGAAAACAGCGCGTAACTTATTACTTACGCCAGTACGTAGTACGTCAAACAGCGATGATCCAGAAGGGCTATTACGCTCGACCCATTTGACCTCTGAAGGTCGTTTAAATACGTACCAAATGGGTAATGGTCCAGTTTGGATCTTAAGTCATGGCTGGTCTGGTAGTGCAAGCCAATTCTTTCCATTAATGGAGCACATCGCTGCACAAGGCTTTACAGCGCTAGCTTATGATCACCCAGCTCACGGACAGAGCGAAGGTCGTCATGCTCACCTACCCGCTTTTGTACAAGCTTTTGATGAGTTGATTGATAACGTCGATGATGTGGCAGGTATTATTGCCCACAGTATGGGGTCTGCATCCGTACTGGAAAGCCGTCACCCCAAAGTAGACTCCCTGCCATTATTATTAATTGCACCGGTACTTAATTACGTTGATAACTTATATGAAATGGTGGGTAAATCAGGTTATTCAATGAAACTATTCGGCGCTATGATCACGCATATTGAAGATAAGTATGAATACAGTTTAGATACAATAAACCCGTATCAAAAACTAATATCTCGCCAACATGCGACAACGATCGTTCATGATAAACGTGATAGATTTGCCGATTTCACCACGTCAGAATCAGCAGCGAATACAACCAGCAATATCAATTTAATTGCGACAAAAGGTCAAGGTCATGGACGTGTAATCAAGTGTGACTCAACCATGGCGGCTTTCGATAGCTTAATTTAA
- the rimK gene encoding 30S ribosomal protein S6--L-glutamate ligase, with protein MKIAVLSQGPTLYSTRRIVETCFEHGHEPVVIDVLRCYMNINDTKPSIHFDGKSLEGFDAVIPRIGTDVSFYGCAVLRQFEMMGVFTINPSLAITRSRDKLQSLQLLSQRNIGMPVTGFANSPTDIPDVISLVGGAPLVIKLLEGTQGIGVVLAETSQAAESVLEAFMGMKANILVQEYIKESKGADIRCFVIGDEVVAAMKRQAPEGEFRSNLHRGGHACQIDITPEERDTAIAATQAMGLKVAGVDLLRSERGPLIMEVNSSPGLEGIEHATDINIAKLIITYIEDSVEKGIAERVEKV; from the coding sequence ATGAAAATAGCCGTTTTATCGCAAGGCCCAACGTTATACTCAACACGCCGTATTGTGGAAACTTGTTTCGAGCATGGGCATGAGCCTGTGGTGATTGATGTATTACGTTGTTATATGAATATTAACGACACCAAACCTTCTATTCACTTTGATGGTAAAAGTTTAGAAGGGTTTGATGCGGTGATCCCCCGTATTGGTACGGACGTTAGTTTTTATGGTTGTGCGGTATTGCGCCAGTTTGAAATGATGGGGGTGTTTACGATAAACCCATCATTAGCGATTACGCGTTCACGAGATAAATTACAATCGCTGCAGTTGCTAAGCCAAAGAAATATAGGCATGCCAGTGACTGGATTTGCTAATTCACCAACAGATATCCCTGATGTGATCAGTTTGGTGGGCGGTGCGCCTTTAGTGATTAAACTATTGGAAGGTACGCAGGGAATTGGTGTGGTACTGGCAGAAACCAGTCAAGCTGCTGAGAGTGTGTTAGAGGCGTTTATGGGCATGAAAGCGAACATACTTGTGCAAGAGTATATCAAGGAATCGAAAGGCGCTGATATTCGCTGTTTTGTGATTGGTGATGAAGTTGTTGCAGCGATGAAACGTCAGGCACCAGAAGGCGAATTTAGATCGAACCTGCATCGCGGTGGTCATGCTTGCCAGATTGATATCACTCCTGAAGAGCGTGACACCGCGATAGCAGCAACACAAGCGATGGGGTTGAAAGTAGCGGGTGTTGATTTGTTACGTTCTGAGCGTGGTCCATTGATCATGGAGGTTAATTCATCACCTGGGCTGGAAGGTATTGAGCATGCTACCGATATTAATATTGCTAAGTTGATCATTACTTATATCGAAGATAGTGTAGAAAAGGGTATAGCAGAGAGAGTAGAAAAAGTGTGA
- a CDS encoding ion channel: MKTVSKDDNFYFLLVALLGLLFSSALMQQLFSGGQKTVLALIIICLGVSIVGVNNQQKFYRNWYSFLLILAAISGSMTFFDEYDLSLVTLFALLVFLLSHTHTALKQVMLSEYVSKNQIIGSICVYLLIGVTWAIIYLIQIELFPQAFNGIEAKPWLDNLFSVVYFSFITLTTLGYGDITPALPIPRFFVFIESILGSFYLAIMVASLVSHRLNQTQHQ, translated from the coding sequence ATGAAAACAGTGTCTAAAGATGACAACTTCTACTTTTTACTTGTTGCACTCCTCGGCCTACTGTTTAGCAGTGCCTTGATGCAACAGCTTTTCAGTGGCGGTCAAAAAACAGTCCTAGCCTTGATCATTATTTGCTTAGGGGTTTCGATTGTTGGCGTGAACAACCAGCAAAAATTTTATCGAAATTGGTATTCTTTTTTGCTCATTCTCGCGGCAATATCAGGCTCAATGACTTTTTTTGATGAGTATGATCTTTCTCTGGTGACACTATTCGCATTGTTAGTTTTTCTACTATCTCACACACATACAGCGCTAAAACAAGTCATGCTAAGTGAGTATGTCAGTAAAAACCAGATCATCGGCTCCATATGTGTTTATTTGCTTATTGGCGTCACATGGGCAATTATCTACCTTATACAAATCGAACTCTTTCCACAGGCGTTTAATGGTATCGAGGCAAAACCTTGGTTGGATAACTTGTTTTCAGTGGTTTACTTCAGCTTTATAACTTTAACAACCCTAGGTTATGGCGACATCACCCCCGCATTACCGATACCAAGATTTTTTGTTTTTATTGAATCTATTTTAGGCAGTTTTTATTTAGCTATCATGGTAGCAAGCTTAGTTAGTCACCGATTAAACCAAACACAACACCAATAG
- the maoP gene encoding DUF413 domain-containing protein, producing the protein MRSIGIFLDEVHFPLGFQQQNAFNVDESQLLEHYGLTMQRLQEGELLPATADEHFFLAELDGEFELTSDFARCWRKYNHKITHTNTLSSAPNKRSAKQPSRDYFVDELSTLEDLDNSYDELDLDS; encoded by the coding sequence ATGAGAAGCATAGGTATATTTTTAGATGAAGTGCATTTTCCGCTTGGTTTTCAACAACAAAATGCATTTAATGTAGATGAATCACAATTATTAGAACATTATGGTTTAACGATGCAGCGACTTCAAGAGGGCGAACTTTTACCCGCCACTGCTGATGAACATTTCTTTCTCGCCGAGCTTGATGGTGAATTCGAATTAACCTCTGATTTCGCCCGTTGCTGGCGTAAATATAATCACAAGATCACACACACAAATACACTCAGTAGCGCGCCCAATAAACGCAGTGCTAAACAACCAAGCCGTGATTATTTTGTTGATGAGCTGTCAACACTCGAAGATCTTGATAATAGCTATGATGAATTAGATTTAGATTCATGA
- a CDS encoding arginase family protein, with product MTFSQRLRQNLNLWFCSIKVLRPYKQQSTPGAVLLGVAADGRFPSNVVADNSVVNLLSKPGGLESIARSVMHAAFTKTNIPVYNAGMLDDIDGFDDLDVDDIQLEQYLKVLVYLMAGHFPITIGSADSISIANYQALSAHLYQQQYHQHQHNKWYGSEYVAGNNKIGIINFDPNFELRLTPSPKLDSAFNAVNQYCLETFRIFNYLGLGICKRTNSADTFEYAKQLGCDWLLDKHMSTTHRELIEETLERFIEQVDHIHLSVDLAVIYEQVLESKDSHLHSSQTQGISLEILIFALKIIARSGKLKMLDIVTLNPELDYSHKTAAYVSSVICPVLQHLKVSS from the coding sequence ATGACATTTTCTCAACGATTACGTCAGAATTTAAATCTTTGGTTTTGTTCGATTAAAGTGTTACGACCTTATAAACAGCAATCGACTCCCGGTGCTGTTTTATTAGGTGTCGCTGCGGATGGTCGATTCCCGAGTAATGTTGTTGCGGATAACAGTGTCGTTAACCTGCTATCAAAACCTGGTGGCTTAGAAAGTATTGCCCGAAGTGTTATGCATGCGGCATTCACCAAAACCAATATACCGGTTTATAACGCGGGTATGCTCGATGATATCGACGGTTTTGATGATTTGGATGTCGATGATATTCAACTGGAGCAATACCTAAAAGTGCTGGTGTATTTAATGGCGGGTCATTTCCCTATTACGATAGGCAGTGCAGATTCCATTTCAATCGCGAACTATCAAGCGTTATCAGCGCATTTATATCAACAGCAATACCATCAGCACCAGCATAATAAGTGGTATGGCAGTGAGTATGTCGCGGGTAATAACAAAATTGGTATTATCAATTTCGACCCCAACTTTGAGTTGCGGTTAACACCGTCTCCTAAGCTGGATTCTGCATTTAATGCAGTGAATCAATATTGCTTAGAGACATTTAGAATTTTTAATTATTTAGGATTAGGCATTTGTAAACGCACAAACTCTGCAGACACGTTTGAGTATGCAAAACAGCTCGGTTGTGATTGGTTATTGGATAAACACATGAGTACGACTCATCGTGAACTTATTGAAGAAACCTTAGAACGATTCATTGAGCAAGTAGACCATATTCATTTAAGTGTCGATTTAGCGGTTATTTATGAGCAAGTACTAGAGTCTAAGGATAGTCATTTACATTCAAGTCAGACTCAGGGCATTAGTCTTGAGATACTGATTTTTGCGTTAAAGATTATCGCGCGCAGTGGCAAACTGAAAATGCTCGATATTGTCACGCTAAACCCAGAACTGGATTACAGCCATAAAACCGCTGCTTATGTGTCATCGGTTATCTGTCCGGTATTACAACACCTGAAGGTATCGAGTTAA
- a CDS encoding DUF4136 domain-containing protein, translated as MIKNIMPLLAMAILLVGCTTSEYPPTNGYNSVNQLTKVETGDLAQFAQQKMTFAWYPGRGKTFLPENSNKALFSNYTETAITQIMQDKGYTFTNNVQQADFLIGYGLAVESELSDEQIFNKVGSNLGLSMSHLDPDEFQKGSAIIAFYNPQTFQTEWQVLAQGIAKIEQSQQARKDKITAVMLSMLNHVPAK; from the coding sequence ATGATAAAGAACATAATGCCATTGCTTGCGATGGCTATATTACTCGTCGGCTGCACCACCAGTGAATACCCGCCAACGAATGGATACAACAGCGTTAATCAATTAACGAAAGTAGAAACCGGCGACCTAGCACAATTTGCCCAACAAAAAATGACCTTTGCCTGGTACCCTGGTCGCGGTAAAACATTCCTTCCCGAAAACAGTAATAAAGCACTATTTTCTAATTATACAGAAACAGCCATCACTCAAATAATGCAGGATAAAGGCTACACGTTCACAAATAATGTGCAACAAGCTGACTTTCTCATTGGTTATGGCTTAGCGGTAGAATCAGAGCTCTCTGATGAGCAGATATTCAACAAGGTAGGTTCAAATCTTGGTTTATCAATGAGCCACCTAGACCCAGATGAATTTCAAAAAGGTAGCGCAATAATCGCCTTTTATAACCCTCAGACTTTTCAAACTGAATGGCAAGTACTTGCCCAAGGCATTGCTAAAATAGAGCAATCACAACAAGCACGTAAAGATAAAATTACCGCGGTCATGTTATCGATGCTTAATCACGTACCAGCAAAATAG
- a CDS encoding TetR/AcrR family transcriptional regulator, with protein MSKGRITREHILNIAFTIASETGLESLTIGVLAKSCGMSKSGLFSHFNSKENLQVAVIEYAGECFNERVIIAVRREQHSDVSTRLQSLLHHWLDWNHSFQGSCMFMDAWKESNCSQDILQQTLRKQLHTWISYLEIQISKGQQSGLFREDLIPRQAVFQFYGLYLSSHLFHSIELENDERTLFWQGVKQLYKQWQ; from the coding sequence ATGAGTAAAGGCCGTATAACACGCGAACATATCCTCAATATAGCCTTCACTATCGCTAGTGAAACGGGGCTAGAGAGTTTAACGATTGGTGTGCTTGCCAAATCCTGTGGCATGTCTAAAAGTGGCTTATTCTCGCATTTTAATTCCAAAGAAAACCTGCAAGTCGCAGTGATCGAATACGCCGGTGAATGCTTTAATGAACGGGTGATTATTGCGGTTAGACGTGAGCAGCATAGCGATGTTAGTACACGCTTACAATCACTCCTACATCACTGGTTAGACTGGAATCACTCATTTCAAGGCAGTTGCATGTTTATGGACGCTTGGAAAGAAAGTAATTGTAGCCAAGATATTCTGCAGCAAACATTACGTAAGCAACTGCACACGTGGATCAGTTATTTAGAAATACAAATTAGTAAAGGCCAACAAAGTGGTTTATTTCGTGAAGACTTAATTCCCAGACAAGCCGTGTTTCAATTTTACGGCTTGTATTTAAGTAGTCACCTGTTCCATTCCATTGAACTTGAAAATGATGAACGCACACTATTTTGGCAAGGCGTCAAGCAGCTATATAAGCAGTGGCAATAA